CACCGGAGCCGCCGCCGTCGTGCCGTTCGTCGCCGGAGCAACCGCTCCGACCGGACGGGCACCGACGACGCCGAACATGAGCAGGTCGGCCGGCGGACCGGCCGGGGCACGTCCACGCGATCCACCGCGCGGAGCGACACCACGGGCACCCATACCACGCGGTGCCTGAGGCAGCAGCGCCGCGGCCGCCTTGGCCTCGGCCTTCTGCGCATCGTCGACCGTCTTGAGCTGCTCCACGATCGACGCCGCATCGGCGGCACGCGCGACTTCGAAGTCGTTTCCACGACGACGGAGGTCGATCATGTTCGCGTCGTGCGCGTCCTGCAGGATGCGCTCGAACATGCGCGAGCTCAACGACTCGCTATCGCGGCCGAGGAGCTCGAACGCCTTCGTGCGCGCCGCGCTGGCGCTCGTCGAATCATCACCCTGCACCAGCGCTTCGACCGCACGACGCACGAGGTCGAACGCCTCGCTGCGGGTGAGCCGTTCACCGCTGCTACCGATGTGACCAGCAACGGCCGAACCAAAGGTCGGCGTCGCTGCGGCCGGCGTGGCCGCCACCGGGGCGACGAACACCGGAGCCGCCACCACGGGCACGGCCGGCACATCGGCGTCGGCGGCCGGAGCCACCTCGCCATCGGCCTGCGCCGCGGCATCCGCCTCGGCGCGCGGCTCACGCCCTTCACGATCGCGGAACCGATCGCGGCCACGGCCACGACGGTTACGACCACGACGCGCTTCCCGCTCGACTTCGCCAGCAGCATCGGCCGCGGCATCGACACCCGGCTCACCGGTCGCGTCGGCTTCCGCCGGCACGTCGACGGCCGCGGAATCGAGCAGCGGCGCGAAGCTGACCAGCTCCGCCGCTTCGGCGGCATCGTCGGCGGCATCATGCTCGGCGTCGGCGGCATCCTGCGTCGCGTCACGCACTTCCCCGTCGACCGGCGTGCGGTCGAAGCGATCGCGGCCACGGCCACGACGGCCACGACGGCCACGACGTTCATCGCGCTCACGATCGCTTTCTTCACGACGCGGTTCGGCGGGCGCAGCGGCACTCGCGCTCGACGCCGGGGCGATGCTGCCATCGGGCGTGTCGATTTCGAGCTGGCCGCTGTCGAGCTTCGTGACCTTGAGCAGCCCCTTGTGTGAGGCGTCCTGCACGAAGCGCGAGAACTTCGGCATGCCGAGGTTCTTCTCGTCGAACGACGAGTCGATCTCCTGCATGACCTGCTTGAGACGGTCGGAGCGCATCACGTCGCCGTTGCGCTTCATGCGATTGACCGACTCGGTCACGAGCTCCCACGGATCCCAGCGGGTCGACTCATCGTCGCCCGTCTTGGTGAGGCCAGCGAGCGCATTGTACGAGTAGTACTCGTCGCAGTTCATCACGAGCAGGTCGCTCGACGACTCACGGATGCCGACGCCGATCACGTACTTGCCGTATTCCTTGAGCTTGATGACCATACTCGAGAAATCGGAGTCACCGGAGAGCAGCACGAACGTGCCGATCTCGGGGCGCGTGAAGACGAGCTCCATCGCGTCGATGGCAAGACGGATGTCGGTCGCGTTCTTCTTCGACGAACCGTAGGCCGGCGCGAAGATCAGGTCGATCGACGACTCGGTGAGCGGCACGATGTACTGCGG
This region of Gemmatimonas groenlandica genomic DNA includes:
- a CDS encoding NYN domain-containing protein; the encoded protein is MTSPNAAPPAHAPNAALLIDFDNVTMGIRSDLQGELNNLLSSDIVKGKVAVRRAYADWRRYPQYIVPLTESSIDLIFAPAYGSSKKNATDIRLAIDAMELVFTRPEIGTFVLLSGDSDFSSMVIKLKEYGKYVIGVGIRESSSDLLVMNCDEYYSYNALAGLTKTGDDESTRWDPWELVTESVNRMKRNGDVMRSDRLKQVMQEIDSSFDEKNLGMPKFSRFVQDASHKGLLKVTKLDSGQLEIDTPDGSIAPASSASAAAPAEPRREESDRERDERRGRRGRRGRGRDRFDRTPVDGEVRDATQDAADAEHDAADDAAEAAELVSFAPLLDSAAVDVPAEADATGEPGVDAAADAAGEVEREARRGRNRRGRGRDRFRDREGREPRAEADAAAQADGEVAPAADADVPAVPVVAAPVFVAPVAATPAAATPTFGSAVAGHIGSSGERLTRSEAFDLVRRAVEALVQGDDSTSASAARTKAFELLGRDSESLSSRMFERILQDAHDANMIDLRRRGNDFEVARAADAASIVEQLKTVDDAQKAEAKAAAALLPQAPRGMGARGVAPRGGSRGRAPAGPPADLLMFGVVGARPVGAVAPATNGTTAAAPVAPVAVSPVAAPTAPVVVEAPSVPAAPTAPARGRGAKPAAKKETPVKAAPAKSAPAKSPAPAKKAVAKAPAKAAPKAAKAPAKAAKPAAKAPAPAAKKAAAKAPAKKAAKKR